CAGCCGCTGCCGTGAGCCCCGGGGGGCAGACGGGCCCTCAGAGCCCCCCACCGCCGGCGGGTCCGGGCTCCCTGCCGGGTCCCGGCCTTGCCGTCCCTGACCGAtagccgccgccccgcgccctcCGCCAAGGGCAGGCCGGGCGGCACGACCCGCCCTTCACCCCTCGCCACACCGGCGGGTGCCGGCcaccgccccgccgcccccctcccctgcGGAGGCCGGGCTacccgcgccgcgccgcccagGCCCCGGCCTGCGCCGCCTTGCCCGGGCGGGGAGCAGGGCCCGGCCGCCAGgtacccccccacccccggcgcggccgccgTCCCTCACCCAGGCGCTGGCAGGCGGGCCGGGAGCAGTGCGCGCCCAGGTCCGGGAACTCCatggcggccccggcggcggctcccGCCGCGCCCGCTTCCGGCACGGCGTCACACGGGGCGGGGACAGCaccggccccgccccgcgcggcgGCCGCGGGACCCACGGGGGGCACGTCCAGCGCCCGCTGCGGAGGCACCTTCCCGGGCGCGGGGGGAGGCTGAGGGCACGGCCCGGGCGGGACAGCTTAaacggggggcggggggctccctccctcctcctccttctcccgtcccccctcctgcccctgccacccccctcccatccccaaAAGGGGCACAGCGCGAGGGTCCCCCGCTGTATAACGGAGCTCCCGGCTCCCTGCAAGTCACTGCGGAGCCTTCCGGCGCCACGCGGCCACGCCCGACCCAGCGCGGGTGGGTGCCTGCAGCGCCGGGGGTGCAGTCGGCGAGAGATGCCCGGGAGAGACCCCGGCAGGAAGGAACGGGAGTACCGAACAGGGCCAGGAGCAAACTTCATTGATTGCAAAAACCTCTACAGCCACCCAGTAGCAGAACCCGACTcagacagggaaaaaacaggTATTGCCCAACACCCTGTTCCAGCAGTGACACGAGAGGTGATAACGGTTTGCAGAAGGGGGTCTCTTCActgcccagcacccacctgcttCTGCCCCCTCACTGCCACGCCCCCCTCCGAAGACCCCTTTCCCTCCACTAGCTCCTGAGAGCTGCGTTTGACTGTgcaccccctccctcccccccagaCGAAACCAATGgaagttaaaattatttacacTTTTAGCCATTTAAAAACCCAATAAAATAAGATTGCATATGTCCTACTGGGGATGTGGGTATTAGCAGCAGCTACAGCTAGCTCGGTACTCTGCGTGCAAAACGAAAAGACAAACAGAAGACAGACCAAAATACTGCACCATTACTAGGAAGCGTTTGCTGGGGTTGGTGTTTCGATTGTGGCATAAGGCTTCTAGGAGCTGGCTCCTCCCCAGCTACAGGGCAGGGGCGTCTCCTGCTCAGCCAGCAAAGGCCGGGCTCTAGAAGGATGGAAAGGATTCGTTATTCCAGACACAGCACATTAACACTGACGCGTTTCCATCCCAGTCAACACAAACATCTAAAAACCCACTGCACGTTCACCATGtgagtttttccttctttccagtgACGATGGAGGAAAAGGGGGTGCATGAAGAAGACCTACGACATAGATGCTGCTGTCATCACTGCCGCCTCCTCATCTTCTTGCTTTGGCAGCTCAGCAAGTGTGGGAGAagggggggctggagcagctggagactcttgtgcctcctgctcctctccaagCCCCAGCTCTACATCCATTTGCTCCAGCTCCCCCTGATCCAGTAGCTCAAAGTCATCTGCTTCCTCCTCGTCCTCTGGTGAAGCTGCTGTCTCTGTCTCCACCACGTCGCTCTCTGACAGCTGTGCTTGGAAACTCAGTTTCTCTTCGGGCTCGGTGGGGAGGAACTCAGAGAGGGAGGGTCCCTCGCTGGCCTCGGAGGACCGCAGCAGGGCGGAGAGGGTGTTCTGCACCGCCGTGGTAATGGCAGTGGTGACGATCTCCTCGCTCAGCGTGTCAATGCAGATGCCCAGGCCCGGGGCAGGGACAGTCTTTGGCTCTGCACTGTCTCCTGCCGCCTGCCCGCTCCCATTGAAGTGCGTATTTACAAAATGGAGAGGAGACGCCAGGCGAAGGATGGAGAGGTCAGAGTCCGCAGCCTCCTTCTCTGCCGAGTCCAGCTCACGGGCAGCATGGGCAAGCTCAGGACCTAGAGGCACACCAAACGCGTCTTCATCACTCTGCGGTCCCAGGTCTCTGGAATGATACTCTTCTACGGAGGGAAACTCTGCCAGGTCCTTGGAAAACGACTCCTCTGGCTCGCTGTGCAGGCTCTGCTGATCTAGGTCTGAAAGGCACCAGCATTAAGAAGCAGGTCCCCTCACCCTGACCCAGGGCACTGACCCCTCCCACCCACCTCCCCTCAGGTGACACACCACAGCTCACTTTTGGGCATCCTCCCAGCTCTCGGAGCGCAGCAGGAAGGATCTGTAGTTATTCCCTTCACCTAGTGGCACAACTCATGTGATGAGCGTCCCTTTTCTCATCCTGTTCTACATACTCTGTGCTCAGAGAGGACTTACTTCTTCAGCTCACACTCTCTGCATCTGGAGCACCCCACTGAAACCCACAAGGTCAGGTAAATTTTGCACGTCACCTGCCTGTTCCTCCCCAGACACTCAAGTGACCACATCTGAGTGGTTACCTTCACCTCACCACTAACCAGCCTTTCTCTCAGCTTGTGAAGTCTGACAGGGTGGGGTGTCCAACCTGTTTCACCCAGCATCATTTACGGGTGTATGACTATACTATACAATTATTTCTATGGGACTTTGTGGATGGCCTTGCTCCCTTGCTGGAGTCACAAGAGAGCATTGCCTCGTGGGTCAGTAATCAGAGGCAGATGTCCACTCAGGACCAACTCATGATCAGGCATGAAGCCAGGGCATGCTGCACTGCTGTTACAGCTTCCTCCTTTCAGTGCTCTTCCCCCGGAAAATACCTGGGTTCTCTCCCTGTTCTCCCGTTTGGACGACCagttgtttttgaaaaatacatccAGGGTAAGGAAGGCAGCAAGGTGTCCCATCACGTACCTTCAGAAACGTCTGTCAGCTGTGGGGTGGTAGCCCTTGAGACAGAAAAGCCCCCACTCTCCAGAATGGAAGCCTCCTCATCAGACAGCTCAGAATCTGTTATTGACAGTGCCAGGGCAGTCTTCTTCACATCCACCTGCATGGGATGAAAGCAGAGGGACAAATGCCTGGGTGCCTGACTACCAGTGCTGCCTACCAGGCACTTCTGCACAAACCAGAGGTTCCAGGCAGAAGTCCTTGCTGGAGGGACAGTACGCTGCACAGGGACGCTATGAAAGCAGGAGCGGTCTGGGCAAAGTGCTCATCGCACTGCTGGGAAGGACAGTCTCAGCTCACTGGCTTTCCTGCAATAATTCACTGCCTGAAGCTTTGCctgctctcagtgaagaacctgGAAGAGCCAGAACAAGATGGGATCAGCCTGTGGGAGTCTCAGAAGGCTCTGatccttcttcctctcctggG
The Falco cherrug isolate bFalChe1 chromosome 8, bFalChe1.pri, whole genome shotgun sequence DNA segment above includes these coding regions:
- the RETREG2 gene encoding reticulophagy regulator 2; its protein translation is MASGRAEEAAAAAAAEEEEEEAAAAAAARLAAALRQRLRGWEAALAAAQRLLVWERPLHSLVTAAALGGALWLFSSTSLRPLFLLSMSLLGILLLERWKPRFLFDFSAQPSEEPGGESEGVTSGAQPHLLSVPELCHCLAESWVTFRLYLQELLQYKRQNPAKFCMSVCSGCLILAVVGHYVPGIMISYIILLSILLWPLVVYHELIQRMYTRLEPVLMKLDYSMKAETLHHKHEKKKRQGKSEPAAGDEPTAETESESEAELSGFSPVVDVKKTALALSITDSELSDEEASILESGGFSVSRATTPQLTDVSEDLDQQSLHSEPEESFSKDLAEFPSVEEYHSRDLGPQSDEDAFGVPLGPELAHAARELDSAEKEAADSDLSILRLASPLHFVNTHFNGSGQAAGDSAEPKTVPAPGLGICIDTLSEEIVTTAITTAVQNTLSALLRSSEASEGPSLSEFLPTEPEEKLSFQAQLSESDVVETETAASPEDEEEADDFELLDQGELEQMDVELGLGEEQEAQESPAAPAPPSPTLAELPKQEDEEAAVMTAASMS